In Microbacterium pumilum, the following proteins share a genomic window:
- a CDS encoding ubiquinol-cytochrome c reductase iron-sulfur subunit, whose amino-acid sequence MTLEKDPLEHERASWKPSPGLAVAVPDPVRDPELPPHRARITDKDPAAMTRAVRTVYTLFYLSVAASIWAIAAYFLFPIENGSVVAIRDNNLFIGLGIALALLAIGIGAIHWSKAIMSDKEFVEPRHATRGRDSTRLAAAQAFAVANEESGFGRRALVRNSMIAAVVASLAPGIVLFRGLAPFDSPLEPDAGNPVALLSRTMWKEGTRLAHDPEGTPIRAADVTLGSAVHVIPEDLADLSHTEGYLEEKAKAIVLLMRLLPEQLIEQPDKKDWSYDGIVAYSKVCTHVGCPVALYEQQTHHLLCPCHQSQFDVTNGAAVIFGPAARPLPQLPIMVDDEGYLVARSDFTEPVGPSFWERH is encoded by the coding sequence ATGACACTCGAGAAGGACCCGCTGGAGCACGAGAGGGCCTCATGGAAGCCCTCCCCCGGGCTCGCCGTCGCGGTGCCCGATCCGGTGCGCGACCCCGAGCTTCCGCCGCACCGCGCGCGGATCACCGACAAGGACCCCGCAGCCATGACGCGTGCGGTGCGCACCGTCTACACGCTCTTCTACCTTTCGGTCGCGGCCAGCATCTGGGCCATCGCGGCATACTTCCTGTTCCCGATCGAGAACGGCTCGGTCGTCGCCATCCGCGACAACAACCTCTTCATCGGTCTCGGCATCGCGCTCGCGCTGCTGGCCATCGGCATCGGTGCGATCCACTGGTCGAAGGCGATCATGTCCGACAAGGAGTTCGTCGAGCCCCGTCACGCCACCCGCGGCCGCGACTCCACCCGTCTGGCTGCCGCCCAGGCTTTCGCCGTCGCGAACGAGGAGTCCGGATTCGGTCGCCGCGCTCTCGTGCGCAACTCGATGATCGCCGCGGTCGTCGCGTCTTTGGCCCCCGGGATCGTGCTGTTCCGCGGACTTGCGCCCTTCGACTCGCCATTGGAGCCCGATGCGGGCAACCCCGTCGCACTCCTGAGCCGCACCATGTGGAAGGAAGGCACCCGCCTGGCGCACGACCCCGAGGGCACGCCCATCCGCGCAGCGGATGTCACACTCGGCTCGGCCGTCCACGTGATCCCCGAGGACCTCGCCGATCTCAGCCACACCGAGGGCTACCTCGAAGAGAAGGCGAAGGCGATCGTGCTGCTCATGCGGCTCCTGCCCGAGCAGCTCATCGAGCAGCCCGACAAGAAGGACTGGTCGTACGACGGCATCGTCGCCTACTCCAAGGTGTGCACGCACGTCGGATGTCCGGTGGCTCTCTACGAGCAGCAGACCCATCACCTGCTCTGCCCGTGCCACCAGTCCCAGTTCGACGTCACCAATGGCGCCGCGGTCATCTTCGGACCCGCCGCCCGTCCGCTCCCGCAGCTGCCCATCATGGTCGACGATGAGGGATACCTCGTCGCGCGGAGCGACTTCACCGAGCCCGTCGGCCCGAGCTTCTGGGAGCGCCATTGA
- a CDS encoding PHP domain-containing protein produces the protein MNPHDALSEIATLLERERSSRYKSKAFRAAADAIEGLTDEQLRDTASLRRRKGIGDSTFGVIQEALAGDVPAYLVDLRERAGVEQVSKLRGMLRGDLHSHSDWSDGLTSIDLMVDAARALGHEYLALTDHSPRLRVANGLSPERLRTQLGVVAGMSGDGFTLLKGIEVDILDNGALDQEPELLDELDIVVASAHSKLRMERGPMTRRLAAAAANPRTDVLGHVTGRLVEGSRGTRPPSTFDARVVFAACAANGVAVEINSRPERQDPPDDLIAIALDLGCLFSIDSDAHAPGQLSLIDYGAQRAERAGVPPERIVTTWPLERLREWTSRTR, from the coding sequence ATGAACCCGCATGACGCGCTCAGCGAGATCGCGACGCTTCTCGAGCGCGAGCGATCATCGCGCTACAAGTCGAAGGCGTTCCGCGCCGCAGCCGATGCGATCGAGGGCCTCACCGACGAGCAGCTGCGTGACACGGCGTCTCTGCGGCGCCGGAAGGGCATCGGCGACTCGACGTTCGGGGTCATTCAGGAAGCGCTCGCGGGGGATGTGCCGGCGTACCTGGTCGATCTCCGGGAGCGGGCCGGAGTGGAGCAGGTGTCGAAGCTGCGCGGGATGCTGCGCGGTGACCTGCACTCGCACAGCGACTGGTCGGACGGACTGACCTCGATCGATCTGATGGTGGACGCGGCTCGGGCGCTCGGACACGAGTACCTCGCCCTCACCGACCACTCGCCGCGCCTTCGGGTCGCGAACGGTCTCTCGCCCGAGCGGCTGCGCACGCAGCTTGGCGTGGTCGCGGGAATGAGCGGCGACGGCTTCACACTGCTGAAGGGCATCGAGGTCGACATCCTCGACAACGGCGCACTCGACCAGGAACCCGAACTGCTCGACGAGCTCGACATCGTGGTCGCGTCGGCTCATTCGAAGCTGCGGATGGAGCGCGGCCCGATGACCCGGCGTCTCGCGGCGGCCGCCGCGAACCCGCGAACGGATGTGCTGGGGCACGTCACCGGTCGGCTCGTCGAGGGATCTCGCGGCACCCGGCCGCCCTCCACCTTCGACGCGCGCGTCGTCTTCGCGGCCTGCGCGGCAAACGGTGTGGCAGTCGAGATCAACTCGCGACCGGAGCGGCAGGATCCGCCCGACGATCTCATCGCCATCGCCCTCGATCTCGGATGCCTGTTCTCGATCGACTCGGATGCGCACGCGCCCGGCCAGCTGTCGCTGATCGATTACGGCGCACAGCGCGCCGAGCGCGCGGGAGTGCCACCCGAGCGCATCGTGACCACCTGGCCGCTCGAGCGACTGCGCGAGTGGACGAGCCGCACCCGCTGA
- a CDS encoding 5'-3' exonuclease, translating into MTDRLMLLDSASLYFRAFYGVPDTVRSPDGVPVNAVRGFLDIITRLVTTYQPTHLVACWDDDWRPQWRVDLIPTYKTHRVAEIVAVGPDIEVVPDPLEVQVPVIRTVLDTLGITIVGAAEHEADDVIGTLATRSTLPTDIVTGDRDLFQLVDDASDVRVIYTARGMSNLEIVTDAVVVAKYGVLPSQYADFATLRGDASDGLPGVAGVGEKTAAGLLAAHGDLAGILAAAEAGEGMSAGIRAKLTAGLPYLAVAPEVVAVVRDLDLAEPDTRLRPLDEAARQDAAALAERWALGTAMTRIIDALDAV; encoded by the coding sequence GTGACTGACCGACTGATGCTGCTTGACAGCGCCTCGCTGTATTTCCGTGCTTTCTACGGCGTGCCCGACACGGTTCGATCGCCCGACGGCGTGCCGGTCAACGCGGTGCGCGGGTTCCTCGACATCATCACGCGGCTTGTGACCACCTACCAGCCGACGCATCTCGTCGCCTGCTGGGATGACGACTGGCGCCCGCAGTGGCGAGTCGATCTGATCCCGACCTACAAGACGCACCGGGTCGCGGAGATCGTCGCCGTCGGCCCCGACATCGAGGTGGTGCCCGACCCGCTCGAAGTGCAGGTGCCCGTGATCCGCACGGTGCTCGACACCCTCGGCATCACGATCGTCGGTGCTGCCGAGCACGAGGCAGATGACGTGATCGGAACACTCGCCACCCGCTCGACACTGCCGACCGACATCGTCACGGGCGACCGCGACCTGTTCCAGCTCGTCGACGATGCCAGCGACGTCCGCGTCATCTACACGGCACGCGGCATGAGCAACCTCGAGATCGTGACCGATGCGGTCGTGGTGGCGAAGTACGGCGTGCTGCCCAGCCAGTACGCCGACTTCGCGACGCTCCGCGGCGACGCATCCGACGGTCTTCCGGGCGTCGCGGGCGTCGGCGAGAAGACAGCCGCCGGACTCCTCGCCGCACACGGCGACCTCGCGGGGATCCTCGCCGCAGCCGAAGCCGGTGAGGGGATGTCGGCGGGCATCCGCGCCAAGCTCACCGCGGGTCTCCCCTACCTCGCCGTCGCGCCCGAAGTGGTGGCGGTGGTCCGCGATCTGGACCTCGCCGAGCCCGACACGAGGCTGCGGCCCCTCGACGAGGCCGCCAGGCAGGACGCCGCGGCCCTCGCCGAACGGTGGGCGCTCGGCACCGCGATGACGAGGATCATCGACGCGCTCGACGCCGTCTGA
- a CDS encoding heme-copper oxidase subunit III codes for MGSVTTSTATYSQAMRSVKRPDPVAVGTIVWLGSEVMFFAGLFAIYFTLRSTSPELWAQETEKLNIPYATVNTIVLVLSSVTCQMGVFAAERFQPYSTKKRGWLGWGMVEWFWLTFALGAIFVSGQVWEYAQLVTEGMPISANSYASAFYITTGFHALHVTGGLIAFVLVIGRAFAVKNFGRKEMTSSIVVSYYWHFVDVVWIGLFLVIYFLK; via the coding sequence ATGGGGAGCGTGACGACCTCCACAGCGACCTACTCTCAGGCCATGCGGTCCGTCAAGCGACCGGATCCGGTCGCTGTCGGCACCATCGTGTGGCTCGGCAGCGAGGTGATGTTCTTCGCAGGCCTGTTCGCGATCTACTTCACGCTCCGCAGCACCTCTCCAGAGCTGTGGGCTCAAGAGACCGAGAAGCTCAACATCCCGTATGCGACCGTCAACACGATCGTCCTCGTGCTGTCGTCGGTCACATGCCAGATGGGCGTGTTCGCCGCCGAGCGCTTCCAGCCGTATTCGACGAAGAAGCGCGGCTGGCTGGGCTGGGGCATGGTGGAGTGGTTCTGGCTCACCTTCGCGCTCGGCGCGATCTTCGTCTCGGGTCAGGTGTGGGAGTACGCCCAGCTCGTCACAGAGGGCATGCCGATCAGCGCCAACTCGTACGCTTCGGCGTTCTACATCACGACCGGCTTCCACGCCCTCCACGTCACGGGTGGGCTCATCGCGTTCGTCCTGGTCATCGGTCGTGCATTCGCGGTCAAGAACTTCGGTCGAAAGGAGATGACGTCCTCGATCGTCGTCTCCTACTACTGGCACTTCGTGGACGTGGTCTGGATCGGCCTCTTCCTCGTCATCTACTTCCTGAAATAG
- a CDS encoding response regulator transcription factor, which translates to MIRVALADDHQLVRAGFRALLDSEPDIQVVAEASGGEALLRVLRTTPVDVALLDIRMPDGDGLWTTEQIAADPMLRSVKVVIVTTFELDEYVARAIRAGASGFLVKDTEPVDLIRAVRVVAEGEALLSPGVTRRLLERAAAGMKDAVDPSTLAALTEREVEVLRLVAQGLTNDEIAARLFLSPLTAKTHVSRIMQKLHARDRVQLVVLAYESGLATPGWQQ; encoded by the coding sequence GTGATCCGGGTCGCCCTCGCCGACGACCATCAGCTCGTGCGCGCGGGCTTCCGCGCCCTGCTCGACTCCGAGCCCGACATCCAGGTCGTCGCGGAAGCGTCGGGAGGCGAGGCGCTCCTGCGGGTCCTGCGCACGACTCCCGTGGACGTGGCACTCCTCGACATCCGGATGCCCGACGGCGACGGGCTCTGGACGACCGAGCAGATCGCTGCCGACCCGATGCTGCGATCGGTCAAGGTGGTCATCGTCACGACCTTCGAGCTGGACGAGTATGTCGCACGCGCGATCCGGGCCGGTGCGAGCGGGTTCCTCGTGAAAGACACCGAGCCGGTCGACCTGATCCGCGCGGTCCGCGTGGTCGCTGAGGGCGAGGCGCTGCTCTCGCCCGGCGTCACGCGCCGGCTTCTCGAACGGGCCGCGGCGGGAATGAAGGATGCCGTGGACCCGAGCACCCTCGCCGCGCTCACCGAGCGCGAGGTCGAGGTGCTGCGGCTCGTGGCGCAGGGCCTCACGAACGACGAGATCGCCGCACGCCTCTTCCTGTCGCCGCTCACCGCCAAGACGCACGTTTCGCGCATCATGCAGAAGCTGCATGCCCGGGATCGCGTGCAGCTCGTGGTGCTGGCGTACGAATCCGGACTCGCGACGCCGGGATGGCAGCAGTAG
- a CDS encoding aromatic ring-opening dioxygenase LigA, giving the protein MSDQTTPATDTAAAVAPPARSLGGVKVVGVLGILGGALLIVVAIIAWIAVTSQLTAENITIPDDAVALQGYPVTGPVTAYIQADIINTHALAASGGKTYAELDQDDPVRATVMQASFLRASLFTSVVAYGVALFAAAMGVLSILFGWALRRLASAPVVIKQARILDT; this is encoded by the coding sequence ATGAGCGACCAGACCACACCGGCCACAGACACCGCCGCCGCGGTGGCGCCGCCCGCCAGGAGCCTGGGTGGGGTGAAGGTCGTCGGAGTACTCGGAATCCTCGGTGGAGCGCTGCTGATCGTGGTCGCCATAATCGCCTGGATCGCGGTCACGAGCCAGCTGACCGCCGAGAACATCACGATCCCCGACGATGCGGTGGCGTTGCAGGGCTATCCGGTGACGGGTCCGGTGACGGCCTACATCCAGGCCGACATCATCAACACCCACGCCCTTGCGGCGTCGGGCGGCAAGACGTACGCCGAACTGGATCAGGACGACCCGGTCCGCGCGACGGTGATGCAGGCCTCATTCCTGCGCGCATCGCTGTTCACGTCGGTCGTCGCCTACGGCGTCGCCCTGTTCGCGGCAGCCATGGGTGTGCTCTCCATCCTGTTCGGATGGGCGCTTCGCCGCCTCGCGTCGGCGCCGGTCGTGATCAAGCAGGCTCGGATCCTCGATACGTGA
- a CDS encoding dihydrofolate reductase family protein, with amino-acid sequence MPRVYADLAISADGFSTGPNQREDAPFGDIEPEVLHNWMFEHADDHRPEIDAILTAGAYILGRNMFGPVRGEWTGDWQGWWGPEPPYHAPVFVLTNHPRETLEMAGGTRFVFVTDGIESALAQAREDAGDADVAIGGGASTTNQFLAAGLIDELRIHVVPLTLGYSGRTDVVRLFDGVPPLRFTSTTVRATPHVTHVTYTLR; translated from the coding sequence ATGCCCCGCGTCTATGCAGATCTGGCCATCTCCGCTGACGGCTTCTCGACCGGTCCCAACCAGCGGGAGGATGCGCCGTTCGGCGACATCGAGCCCGAAGTCCTCCACAACTGGATGTTCGAGCACGCCGACGACCACCGGCCCGAGATCGACGCGATCCTCACCGCGGGCGCCTACATCCTGGGCCGCAACATGTTCGGGCCGGTGCGCGGCGAGTGGACCGGCGACTGGCAGGGCTGGTGGGGACCCGAGCCGCCCTATCACGCGCCGGTCTTCGTGCTCACGAATCACCCGCGCGAGACCCTGGAGATGGCCGGCGGAACGCGGTTCGTCTTCGTCACCGACGGGATCGAGTCCGCGCTCGCACAGGCGCGCGAGGACGCAGGCGACGCGGATGTCGCGATCGGCGGCGGAGCCTCGACCACGAATCAGTTCCTCGCGGCGGGACTCATCGATGAGCTGCGCATCCATGTGGTGCCGCTGACGCTCGGGTACAGCGGCCGGACCGATGTGGTCCGTCTGTTCGATGGCGTTCCGCCTCTGAGGTTCACGTCGACGACCGTGCGCGCGACGCCGCACGTTACGCACGTCACCTATACGCTCCGGTGA
- a CDS encoding ClbS/DfsB family four-helix bundle protein codes for MDEPHPLSGDIRTARYVVVVDYTHSGLLARNDEEFAALLALIDGILPERLDEEFAGSSRDRNVRDVAAHLHAWHILLERWYSDGMSGGTPSIPAEGYTWSRLAELNEDLRQQWQDTSLAELLPLLRASHESLQAMVALHDDSELADPQAYAWTDGSALGEYALECGGNHYVWARETISTGLGLGPQS; via the coding sequence GTGGACGAGCCGCACCCGCTGAGCGGCGACATCCGCACCGCGCGATACGTTGTCGTCGTGGATTACACGCATTCAGGCCTCCTCGCTCGCAATGACGAGGAGTTCGCCGCTTTGCTGGCGCTCATCGACGGCATACTTCCCGAGCGGCTCGACGAGGAGTTCGCCGGATCATCGCGAGATCGCAACGTGCGGGATGTCGCCGCCCATCTGCACGCCTGGCACATCCTGCTGGAGCGGTGGTATTCGGACGGGATGAGCGGCGGAACACCGTCCATCCCCGCCGAGGGCTACACCTGGAGCCGGCTCGCCGAGCTCAACGAGGACCTCAGGCAGCAGTGGCAGGACACCAGCCTGGCGGAGCTTCTGCCGCTCCTGCGCGCCTCGCACGAGTCGCTGCAGGCGATGGTGGCGCTGCATGATGACAGTGAGCTCGCCGATCCGCAGGCGTACGCGTGGACCGACGGATCCGCCCTCGGCGAGTACGCACTCGAGTGCGGCGGCAACCACTACGTGTGGGCGCGCGAGACCATCAGCACCGGATTGGGCCTCGGACCCCAGTCCTAG
- a CDS encoding CynX/NimT family MFS transporter: MTSDSAARAGRGMPWLVVSGVLLAAVSLRGPIVAPTPVLSQIESDLGIGPATAGLLTTAPVLMFAVLTPVAALVIRRAGAELALLLSLSGVLAGTFVRALPGFGWMLAGMIVIGASITIGNVVIPVIIRRDVPSARVALVTAAYAATLNVGSLLTSLLTAPIAAVIGWQLALLVWSGITVAGVVLWGIHLRRSRVAGTDGDERYSGDPPPPRTTDAHRRPDLDASQLTGPLPVIGRHERSLLRRPVAWLLTAAFAMQCTIYYALTTWLPTLTADELGLDAAAAGALSSLYQGAGIAGAFLIPLLIRYTPRLVPALTICASWIIVTVGILLWPELMWVWLIAGAVGHAGGFVVIFTTLVGVARSDAEAAGMSALVQGGGYAVAALGAPFMGWLHEVTGGWNAALAVMVALALVYCVALLAAVAAAQRARR; the protein is encoded by the coding sequence GTGACCTCCGACTCCGCCGCCCGTGCGGGGCGCGGGATGCCATGGCTCGTCGTGTCGGGTGTGCTGCTGGCCGCGGTGAGTCTGCGCGGTCCGATCGTGGCGCCGACCCCGGTCCTCAGCCAGATCGAGAGCGACCTCGGAATCGGACCCGCCACAGCGGGGCTGCTGACCACCGCTCCGGTGCTGATGTTCGCGGTGCTCACGCCGGTCGCCGCGCTCGTCATCCGTCGCGCCGGCGCCGAGCTCGCCCTGCTGCTGTCACTCAGCGGCGTGCTGGCGGGGACCTTCGTCCGCGCGCTGCCGGGGTTCGGCTGGATGCTCGCCGGGATGATCGTGATCGGGGCATCCATCACTATCGGAAATGTCGTCATCCCGGTCATCATCCGCCGTGATGTGCCGTCAGCCCGAGTCGCTCTGGTGACGGCCGCTTACGCGGCAACCCTCAACGTCGGCTCGCTCCTGACGTCACTCCTGACCGCGCCGATCGCCGCAGTGATCGGCTGGCAGCTCGCCCTGCTGGTGTGGTCGGGGATCACCGTTGCGGGAGTCGTGCTGTGGGGCATCCATCTCCGACGGTCGCGCGTCGCGGGAACGGACGGCGACGAGCGGTACAGCGGCGACCCGCCACCACCGCGTACGACGGATGCCCATCGCCGACCCGATCTCGATGCCAGCCAGCTGACCGGACCGCTGCCCGTGATCGGCCGCCACGAGCGCTCGCTGCTGCGGCGACCGGTGGCGTGGCTGCTCACTGCCGCGTTCGCGATGCAGTGCACCATCTACTACGCGCTCACGACGTGGCTGCCGACGCTCACGGCCGACGAGCTGGGTCTCGATGCCGCCGCGGCCGGTGCGCTCTCGTCGCTTTATCAGGGCGCGGGCATCGCCGGCGCGTTCCTCATCCCCCTGCTGATCCGCTACACGCCGCGGTTGGTGCCTGCCCTCACGATCTGCGCCTCGTGGATCATCGTGACCGTCGGCATCCTGCTGTGGCCGGAGCTCATGTGGGTGTGGCTGATCGCGGGGGCGGTCGGGCACGCCGGCGGGTTCGTGGTCATCTTCACGACGCTGGTCGGCGTCGCGCGCAGCGACGCCGAGGCGGCGGGGATGTCGGCGCTCGTGCAGGGCGGTGGCTACGCCGTCGCCGCGCTGGGGGCACCGTTCATGGGCTGGCTGCACGAGGTCACCGGCGGCTGGAATGCGGCCCTCGCGGTGATGGTCGCCCTGGCGCTGGTGTACTGCGTGGCGCTGCTGGCCGCGGTCGCCGCGGCCCAGCGCGCGCGGCGCTGA
- the trpD gene encoding anthranilate phosphoribosyltransferase — translation MAELYTWPEVLTTLLDRRDLSVSESTWAMRQVMAGSATPSQLAGFLVALRAKGETVDEIVGFRDAILEAALPLPVDPAVLDIVGTGGDRFGTVNVSTMAAVVAAASGVPVVKHGNRAASSSSGASDVLAALGVDLTLPPEAVAETLNRAGITFAFASAFHPGFRHAGPTRSELGVPTVFNFLGPLCNPARAEANAVGVAQLDRVPLITGVFRTRGATALVFRGDDGLDELTTTGHSRVWEVSRGDVHEHDLDPRDLGIPLADIADLLGGQPAHNAAIFRRVLDGEAGPVRDIVLLNAAAGIVAYRLFQDATEVQRPILDRLAEAKDDAAAAVDSAAALAKLDLWVEVSQELAA, via the coding sequence ATGGCGGAGCTGTACACCTGGCCGGAAGTCCTCACGACACTGCTCGATCGGCGCGACCTCAGCGTCTCGGAGTCCACCTGGGCGATGCGACAGGTCATGGCGGGGTCCGCGACCCCGTCCCAGCTGGCCGGATTCCTCGTCGCGCTGCGTGCCAAGGGCGAGACGGTGGATGAGATCGTCGGATTCCGCGATGCGATCCTCGAGGCGGCGCTGCCGCTGCCGGTCGACCCCGCCGTGCTCGACATCGTGGGAACCGGCGGCGATCGCTTCGGGACGGTGAACGTCTCGACGATGGCGGCCGTCGTGGCGGCGGCATCCGGTGTGCCCGTCGTCAAGCACGGCAACCGGGCCGCGAGCTCGTCCTCGGGCGCATCCGATGTGCTCGCCGCCCTCGGTGTCGACCTCACGCTGCCGCCCGAGGCTGTCGCCGAGACGCTCAACCGGGCGGGGATCACGTTCGCATTCGCCTCCGCGTTCCACCCCGGATTCCGACACGCGGGCCCCACCCGTTCCGAGCTCGGCGTGCCCACGGTCTTCAATTTCCTCGGCCCGCTGTGCAATCCGGCCCGTGCCGAGGCGAACGCGGTCGGCGTCGCGCAGCTCGACCGGGTGCCGCTCATCACCGGCGTGTTCCGCACGCGCGGCGCGACCGCCCTCGTGTTCCGCGGCGACGACGGGCTCGACGAGCTGACCACGACAGGACACAGCAGGGTGTGGGAGGTCAGTCGGGGCGACGTCCACGAGCACGATCTCGATCCGCGTGATCTCGGCATCCCGCTCGCCGACATCGCCGATCTGCTGGGCGGTCAGCCCGCGCACAACGCCGCGATCTTCCGCCGGGTGCTGGACGGCGAGGCGGGTCCGGTGCGCGACATCGTGCTGTTGAATGCCGCTGCGGGAATCGTCGCCTACCGGCTCTTCCAGGACGCGACCGAGGTGCAGCGCCCGATCCTCGACCGCCTCGCGGAGGCGAAGGACGACGCCGCCGCCGCCGTCGACAGCGCCGCCGCACTCGCCAAGCTCGACCTGTGGGTCGAGGTCTCGCAGGAGCTCGCCGCCTGA
- a CDS encoding sensor histidine kinase: protein MPRETWDDAAPRFRPPPGVTLFVPVLIAFVIQVPATIAISVWQRVPVPYAALSVALAAASALALLAARRWPGLTVAVVALLTLADLFVPPDAGPPFVALAFAIVGAVVRGARIWALVSVGVAWLTAVILSGVLSTSWHPFRIAITTLALALCFGIGEGIRSRLEHGEARRRQLAERRTASEQEERTRMARELHDVLAHSLSQIAVQSGVGLHLFDREPERAREALVNIRTLSATGLDEVRGVLSFLRGDEPTTSTAPLTPQPQLAQLPALAAQRTGLGLAVELDDRLAGDLPTSASQATAYRIVQEALTNVVRHSAASRATILLERDADELVVTITDDGSGIAADAPERGGLRGMRERAGLQGGTLEVTAPSRGGTAITARLPWKTLS, encoded by the coding sequence ATGCCGCGCGAGACCTGGGACGACGCCGCGCCGCGGTTCCGCCCCCCGCCTGGTGTGACGCTCTTCGTCCCGGTGCTCATCGCCTTCGTCATCCAGGTGCCTGCGACGATCGCCATCTCGGTGTGGCAGCGTGTGCCCGTGCCGTACGCCGCGTTGAGCGTCGCGCTTGCTGCGGCATCCGCTCTCGCCCTGCTCGCCGCGCGGCGCTGGCCCGGCCTCACCGTCGCCGTCGTCGCACTGCTCACGCTGGCCGACCTGTTCGTGCCGCCCGACGCCGGGCCGCCCTTCGTCGCGCTCGCATTCGCCATCGTCGGCGCGGTCGTGCGCGGTGCGCGAATCTGGGCGCTCGTCTCGGTGGGCGTCGCATGGCTGACCGCGGTCATCCTGAGCGGGGTTCTCAGCACGAGCTGGCACCCGTTCCGCATCGCGATCACGACCCTCGCCCTCGCGCTGTGCTTCGGCATCGGCGAGGGCATCCGCTCGCGCCTCGAGCACGGCGAGGCTCGCCGCAGGCAGCTCGCCGAGCGGCGGACGGCGAGCGAGCAGGAGGAGCGCACCCGCATGGCGCGCGAGCTGCACGACGTGCTGGCCCACTCGCTCAGCCAGATCGCGGTGCAATCCGGCGTCGGCCTGCACCTGTTCGACCGCGAGCCGGAGCGGGCGCGCGAGGCTCTCGTCAACATCCGCACCCTCAGCGCCACCGGCCTCGACGAGGTGCGCGGCGTGCTCTCGTTCCTGCGCGGCGACGAGCCCACGACCTCGACCGCCCCGCTCACGCCGCAGCCGCAGCTCGCGCAGCTGCCGGCGCTCGCCGCCCAGCGCACCGGGCTGGGGCTCGCGGTCGAGCTGGACGATCGCCTCGCGGGCGACCTGCCCACCAGCGCGAGCCAGGCGACGGCGTATCGCATCGTCCAGGAGGCCCTGACCAACGTCGTCCGGCACTCCGCGGCATCCCGCGCCACGATCCTGCTGGAACGGGATGCCGATGAGCTCGTCGTGACGATCACCGACGACGGCAGCGGCATCGCGGCGGATGCGCCCGAGCGGGGCGGGCTGCGCGGCATGCGCGAGAGGGCAGGGCTGCAGGGCGGCACGCTCGAGGTGACCGCACCGTCGCGCGGGGGCACCGCGATCACCGCGCGGCTGCCGTGGAAGACGCTGTCGTGA
- a CDS encoding cytochrome c, translating to MARTSPRRSNGRRSPWAAAALIGIGLLITGGVYAGASAAMAATTDTQVASALTVEDGKRLFQANCATCHGLDLQGSADGPSLYGVGELAVEFQVATGRMPMAMQGPQAPQKPVQFTEDQILAMAAYVQTQAPGPTFPDDETIDGEGDVARGAELFRINCAMCHNVAAAGGALTEGKYAPALHTTSALHMYAAMVTGPQNMPVFNDLNLTTEDKRDIISALLFLQENESPGGFSLGSLGPVSEGLFIWVFGIGALIAITVWITAKSN from the coding sequence ATGGCACGCACGTCCCCGCGCCGCTCGAACGGTCGTCGCAGTCCCTGGGCAGCAGCCGCCCTCATCGGCATCGGCCTGCTGATCACCGGAGGGGTCTACGCCGGCGCTTCCGCTGCGATGGCCGCGACGACCGACACGCAGGTCGCATCGGCGCTCACCGTCGAAGACGGCAAGAGGCTGTTCCAGGCGAACTGCGCGACGTGCCACGGGCTCGACCTCCAGGGCTCGGCCGATGGTCCGTCGCTCTACGGAGTCGGTGAGCTCGCGGTCGAATTCCAGGTCGCGACCGGGCGCATGCCGATGGCCATGCAGGGGCCGCAGGCTCCGCAGAAGCCCGTGCAGTTCACCGAGGACCAGATCCTTGCGATGGCCGCCTACGTGCAGACCCAGGCACCCGGGCCCACATTCCCCGACGACGAGACGATCGACGGAGAGGGCGATGTCGCCCGCGGCGCCGAGCTGTTCCGCATCAACTGCGCCATGTGCCACAACGTCGCAGCTGCGGGCGGCGCACTCACGGAGGGCAAGTACGCTCCTGCGCTGCACACCACGAGCGCACTTCACATGTATGCGGCGATGGTGACGGGTCCGCAGAACATGCCTGTCTTCAACGACTTGAACCTCACGACGGAGGACAAGCGCGACATCATCTCGGCCCTCCTCTTCCTCCAAGAGAACGAGTCGCCCGGTGGATTCTCGCTGGGTTCGCTCGGCCCCGTCTCGGAGGGACTCTTCATCTGGGTCTTCGGCATCGGCGCACTGATCGCCATCACCGTGTGGATCACGGCGAAGTCGAACTGA